A stretch of the Tardiphaga sp. 709 genome encodes the following:
- a CDS encoding DUF2189 domain-containing protein, whose protein sequence is MATPYSDKISQTVPGASDSVAAPVIRKIGLSDLHDALRLGWEDFKAVPSHAIILCIIYPVLGLVLARMTLGYSVLPLLFPLAAGFALIGPFAALGLYELSRRRERGEEASAWHALGVLRSPSFGAMLGLGTLLLILFVVWVTTANAIYVSKFGNAPAASIPDFASRIFTTTEGHQLIVQGCGVGLLFAIMALCVSVVAFPLMLDRHASVTDAVQTSLRVVMKNPVTMAAWGLIVAALLVAGSLPLFVGLAVVLPLLGHATWHLYRKVLEPDPNPRQDPPRPPKGRRYAADFPVSLFPWGRDKP, encoded by the coding sequence ATGGCTACTCCGTATTCTGACAAGATCTCGCAGACAGTACCGGGCGCTTCCGATAGCGTCGCCGCCCCCGTCATTCGCAAGATCGGCTTGTCCGATCTGCATGATGCGTTGCGGCTGGGCTGGGAGGACTTCAAGGCGGTCCCGAGTCACGCCATTATTCTGTGCATTATCTATCCTGTTCTCGGGCTTGTGTTGGCCAGAATGACCCTTGGCTATTCGGTGTTACCGCTGCTTTTCCCACTAGCCGCCGGTTTTGCGTTGATTGGTCCTTTTGCAGCCCTCGGTCTCTATGAACTCAGCCGCCGCCGCGAACGCGGCGAAGAGGCGTCGGCGTGGCATGCACTCGGCGTGCTGCGCTCGCCGTCCTTTGGAGCCATGCTTGGCCTCGGCACGCTCCTGCTCATTCTGTTCGTGGTCTGGGTGACCACTGCGAATGCGATTTACGTTTCCAAGTTCGGCAATGCCCCTGCGGCCAGCATTCCTGATTTCGCATCGCGCATCTTCACAACCACAGAGGGGCACCAACTGATCGTCCAGGGCTGCGGCGTCGGACTATTGTTCGCTATCATGGCCCTGTGCGTTAGCGTCGTGGCGTTTCCGCTGATGCTCGACCGACATGCGAGCGTGACAGACGCAGTTCAGACCTCGCTGCGGGTCGTGATGAAAAATCCTGTGACGATGGCGGCATGGGGTCTGATTGTGGCCGCGCTGCTGGTGGCCGGTTCGCTGCCGTTATTCGTCGGTCTCGCCGTTGTTCTGCCCCTACTCGGTCATGCCACCTGGCATCTTTATCGCAAGGTGCTGGAGCCGGACCCGAATCCTCGGCAGGACCCTCCCCGTCCGCCGAAAGGGCGGCGCTATGCGGCCGATTTTCCGGTCTCTCTCTTCCCGTGGGGCCGCGATAAGCCGTAG
- a CDS encoding cytochrome c oxidase subunit II: MAVAFILLLVAVASVLFHLLSPWWWTPIASNWSYIDDTITMTFWITGAVFFAIVAFIAYCIFRFHHKEGRQAAYEPENKRLEWWLTIGTAIGVGAMLAPGLLVWHQFVTVPSDATEIEVMGQQWRWSYRLPGKDGRLGTVDARNVSAENPLGLNPNDPNGQDDVVVENDDLHLPIGKPVKVLLRSIDVLHDFYVPEFRAKMDMVPGSVTYFWFTPTRTGTFEVLCAELCGIAHAQMRSNVIVQEESEYHAWLEKQQTFAALSGHRPITKATYKTRGK; encoded by the coding sequence ATGGCTGTAGCATTCATACTGCTGTTGGTCGCAGTCGCTTCGGTGCTGTTTCACCTCCTAAGTCCATGGTGGTGGACGCCGATCGCATCGAACTGGAGTTACATCGACGACACGATCACCATGACGTTCTGGATCACCGGGGCGGTCTTCTTCGCGATCGTCGCATTCATCGCCTATTGCATCTTTCGTTTTCATCACAAGGAAGGAAGACAAGCGGCCTATGAGCCCGAAAACAAAAGGCTGGAATGGTGGCTCACCATAGGGACTGCGATCGGTGTCGGAGCGATGTTGGCGCCCGGTTTGCTTGTCTGGCATCAGTTTGTGACGGTGCCGTCTGATGCAACAGAGATCGAGGTCATGGGCCAGCAGTGGCGCTGGAGCTACCGGCTGCCCGGAAAAGACGGCCGGCTCGGGACGGTCGATGCCCGCAACGTCAGTGCCGAGAATCCACTAGGCTTGAATCCGAACGATCCTAACGGTCAGGACGACGTCGTGGTCGAGAACGACGATTTGCATCTCCCGATCGGGAAGCCGGTCAAGGTATTGCTCCGCTCAATCGACGTTCTGCACGATTTCTACGTGCCTGAGTTCCGGGCGAAGATGGATATGGTGCCGGGCTCGGTCACATACTTCTGGTTTACTCCTACGCGCACAGGAACATTCGAGGTTCTTTGCGCGGAATTGTGCGGCATCGCGCATGCGCAAATGCGGAGCAACGTCATCGTCCAGGAAGAGAGCGAATATCATGCATGGCTGGAGAAGCAGCAGACATTCGCAGCGTTATCCGGCCACCGACCCATCACGAAGGCGACTTACAAGACCCGCGGCAAATAG
- a CDS encoding cbb3-type cytochrome c oxidase subunit I → MVDVPSDVLAGIPPAEVGEVDLYHPRSWWTRYVFSQDAKIIAVQYAMTAMAIGMVALVLSWLMRLQLGFPGTFSFIDPSQYLQFITMHGMIMVIYLLTALFLGGFGNYLIPLMVGARDMVFPYANMLSYWIYLLAVLVLVATFFVPGGPTGAGWTLYPPQAILSGSPGQEAGIIMMLVSLILFIIGFTMGGLNYVVTVLQGRTRGMTLMRLPLTVWGIFTATVMALLAFPALFVASVMMLFDRLLGTSFFMPTLVEMGQLGKYGGGSPLLFQHLFWFFGHPEVYIVALPAFGIVSDLISTHARKNIFGYRMMVWAIVGIGAMSFVVWAHHMYVSGMNPKFGFFFATTTLIIAIPTAIKVYNWILTLWRGDIHLTIPMLFALAFIITFVNGGLTGLFLGNVVVDVPLSDTMFVVAHFHMVMGVAPIMVVFGAIYHWYPKVTGRMLNETLGRFHFWVTFLGAYAIFFPMHYLGLLGVPRRYHDIGGTAFVPASAHDLNAFMSIAALIVGFAQLVFVFNMIRSLSKGEDAGGNPWNATTLEWQTPQTPPAHGNWGKELPVVYRWAYDYSVPGAARDFIPQNEPPASLTPKGAHP, encoded by the coding sequence ATGGTTGATGTCCCGTCTGACGTACTCGCAGGAATTCCGCCGGCCGAAGTGGGTGAGGTCGATCTCTATCACCCAAGAAGTTGGTGGACGCGATATGTCTTCTCGCAAGATGCCAAGATCATTGCGGTCCAGTATGCGATGACGGCAATGGCCATCGGTATGGTCGCGCTGGTGCTGTCGTGGCTGATGCGGCTGCAGCTCGGTTTCCCCGGAACGTTTTCGTTTATCGATCCGAGCCAGTATCTCCAATTCATCACCATGCATGGGATGATCATGGTGATCTACCTTCTCACAGCGCTGTTTCTCGGAGGCTTCGGGAATTACCTGATCCCGCTGATGGTCGGTGCTCGCGACATGGTGTTCCCCTACGCGAACATGCTGAGCTACTGGATTTATCTGCTTGCCGTGCTGGTGCTGGTTGCGACCTTCTTTGTACCGGGTGGGCCAACTGGCGCTGGATGGACGCTGTATCCGCCGCAGGCCATTCTGTCCGGAAGCCCGGGACAGGAAGCAGGCATCATCATGATGCTGGTATCGCTGATCCTGTTCATTATCGGCTTCACCATGGGCGGCCTGAATTATGTCGTGACGGTGCTGCAGGGGCGCACGCGCGGAATGACGCTGATGCGGCTGCCTCTGACGGTGTGGGGAATCTTCACAGCAACCGTAATGGCATTGCTTGCATTTCCAGCCTTGTTCGTTGCCTCAGTGATGATGCTGTTCGATCGGCTTCTTGGCACCAGCTTCTTCATGCCAACGCTCGTGGAGATGGGTCAGCTGGGGAAGTACGGCGGTGGCAGTCCGCTGCTGTTCCAGCACCTGTTCTGGTTTTTCGGCCACCCCGAAGTCTATATCGTTGCTTTACCTGCTTTTGGCATTGTCTCTGACCTCATCAGCACTCATGCGCGAAAGAATATTTTCGGTTATCGCATGATGGTGTGGGCGATTGTCGGAATCGGAGCGATGAGCTTCGTGGTGTGGGCGCACCACATGTATGTCAGTGGCATGAATCCGAAGTTCGGATTTTTCTTCGCAACAACGACCCTCATCATCGCGATCCCCACGGCGATCAAGGTTTACAACTGGATCCTGACCCTGTGGCGTGGCGACATTCACCTCACCATTCCGATGCTATTCGCGCTGGCATTCATCATCACGTTCGTCAATGGCGGCCTGACTGGCCTGTTCCTCGGCAACGTCGTCGTGGACGTTCCCTTGTCCGATACGATGTTCGTGGTCGCCCATTTTCACATGGTCATGGGTGTTGCGCCGATCATGGTCGTGTTTGGCGCGATCTATCACTGGTATCCGAAAGTGACGGGACGGATGCTGAACGAGACACTGGGGCGCTTCCATTTCTGGGTCACGTTCCTTGGAGCTTACGCGATCTTCTTCCCCATGCACTATCTCGGGCTGCTGGGTGTGCCGCGCCGCTATCACGACATCGGCGGGACGGCATTCGTCCCGGCGTCTGCCCATGATCTGAATGCATTCATGAGTATCGCTGCGCTCATCGTCGGCTTTGCCCAGCTCGTATTTGTGTTCAACATGATCCGGAGCCTGTCCAAGGGCGAGGACGCCGGCGGCAATCCGTGGAACGCGACCACGCTTGAGTGGCAAACGCCGCAGACACCGCCGGCACATGGCAACTGGGGCAAGGAACTCCCGGTCGTCTATCGCTGGGCTTATGACTATAGCGTGCCCGGCGCAGCACGGGATTTCATCCCCCAGAATGAACCGCCGGCCAGCTTGACGCCGAAGGGAGCGCATCCATGA
- a CDS encoding cytochrome c oxidase subunit 3 has translation MTAIVLFMAGIAAIAGWWLSQQRLAAKPWLEEGAVGDFPGGSSMSLPAAKIGLGVFLAVVGSLFALFVSAYSMRMQLIDWRSLPVPGLLWFNTGVLIVSSGALQWAHVSVDRDDNENVLTGLLASGVSAVVFLIGQLLVWHQLNIGGYFLAANPANAFFYLITAVHGLHLLGGLVALGRTIVKAWRGVEIPQLRLSVELCTMYWHFLLLVWLILLALLTGWADEFVTICRQLLT, from the coding sequence ATGACGGCCATCGTCCTGTTCATGGCTGGAATAGCGGCCATTGCGGGATGGTGGCTCTCGCAGCAACGGCTTGCGGCCAAGCCCTGGCTGGAGGAGGGGGCGGTTGGCGATTTTCCCGGCGGAAGTTCGATGTCGTTGCCGGCGGCGAAAATAGGTTTGGGTGTGTTTCTCGCGGTCGTCGGGTCGTTATTTGCGCTCTTCGTCAGCGCTTACTCCATGCGTATGCAATTGATCGACTGGCGGTCGCTGCCCGTGCCCGGGTTGCTGTGGTTCAACACCGGTGTTCTGATCGTGAGCAGTGGCGCGCTGCAATGGGCGCATGTTTCCGTAGATCGCGACGACAACGAAAATGTGCTGACCGGCCTGCTTGCAAGCGGCGTTTCCGCCGTTGTGTTCCTGATAGGTCAGTTGCTGGTGTGGCACCAGCTCAACATCGGGGGCTACTTTCTGGCGGCCAATCCAGCCAACGCCTTCTTCTATCTGATCACCGCGGTCCATGGATTGCACTTGCTCGGCGGTCTCGTGGCTTTGGGCAGAACCATCGTCAAGGCATGGCGCGGTGTTGAAATCCCGCAACTGCGTTTGAGTGTGGAATTGTGCACGATGTATTGGCACTTCCTACTCCTGGTCTGGTTGATCCTGCTCGCTCTGCTGACAGGCTGGGCGGACGAATTCGTCACCATCTGTCGCCAGTTGCTGACATAG
- a CDS encoding heme-copper oxidase subunit III family protein, translating into MAETVLANIEKRRTTTAGWQGIVADWSSDQRAFKNVSWGKAMMWIFLLSDTFIFGCFLLSYMTARMSTTVPWPNPSEVFALTIAGQHIPLILIAIMTFVLISSSGTMAMAVNFGYRHDRRKTAMLMLATAAFGATFVGMQAFEWTKLIMEGVRPWENPWGAEQFGSCFFMITGFHGTHVTIGVIFLIIIARKVWRGDFETGHRGFFTSRKGNYEIVEITGLYWHFVDLVWVFIFAFFYLW; encoded by the coding sequence ATGGCAGAGACTGTGCTGGCAAACATCGAAAAGCGCCGAACGACGACCGCAGGCTGGCAAGGTATTGTCGCCGACTGGTCCTCGGATCAACGGGCATTCAAGAATGTATCCTGGGGAAAGGCCATGATGTGGATCTTTCTCCTCAGCGATACCTTCATCTTCGGTTGCTTCCTGCTGTCGTACATGACGGCGCGCATGTCCACGACGGTGCCCTGGCCAAACCCGAGTGAAGTCTTCGCTCTGACGATTGCAGGACAACACATCCCGCTCATTCTGATTGCCATCATGACCTTCGTGCTGATCAGCAGCAGCGGGACAATGGCTATGGCCGTCAATTTCGGCTACCGCCACGATCGCCGCAAAACGGCGATGCTGATGCTGGCGACAGCTGCGTTCGGTGCGACATTTGTCGGAATGCAGGCTTTCGAGTGGACCAAGCTGATCATGGAGGGGGTGAGGCCCTGGGAAAATCCGTGGGGGGCGGAGCAATTCGGCTCATGCTTTTTCATGATTACAGGATTCCACGGCACGCACGTAACGATTGGCGTGATTTTCCTGATCATCATTGCGCGAAAGGTCTGGCGCGGAGATTTCGAGACCGGACATCGGGGATTTTTCACAAGCAGGAAGGGAAACTACGAGATCGTCGAAATCACCGGCCTGTATTGGCATTTCGTCGATTTGGTATGGGTGTTTATCTTTGCCTTTTTCTATCTTTGGTGA
- a CDS encoding cytochrome C oxidase subunit IV family protein, with protein MAEVTLHATPPTSPAAHAEGHQHPIKLYLVVWGWLFVLSTCSYLVDYFNLQGYLRWSLIVLFMMLKAGLIVAVFMHMAWERLALAYAILLPPLVLLVFVGIMVFESDYTLLSRIIFFKTGA; from the coding sequence ATGGCTGAAGTCACGCTACATGCAACGCCCCCTACATCCCCCGCGGCCCATGCCGAGGGACATCAGCATCCGATCAAGCTTTATCTCGTGGTCTGGGGATGGCTTTTTGTTCTGAGTACATGCTCTTACCTCGTCGACTACTTCAACCTGCAGGGGTATCTGAGGTGGTCTCTCATCGTGCTGTTCATGATGTTGAAGGCGGGCTTGATTGTTGCGGTCTTCATGCACATGGCGTGGGAGCGTCTGGCTTTGGCTTATGCCATCCTGCTCCCGCCATTGGTGTTGCTGGTTTTTGTCGGGATCATGGTGTTTGAATCGGACTACACGCTGTTGAGTCGGATCATTTTCTTCAAGACTGGGGCGTGA
- a CDS encoding GYD domain-containing protein, producing MTTYIMLANWTDQGIQHVKDSPRRLDLAKKALKDMDGEFKSFFLTMGDYDIVAVYEAPDDAVAARFNLQLGMLGNIRTHTLKAFPETAYREIIKSLG from the coding sequence ATGACCACATATATCATGCTTGCAAACTGGACTGATCAAGGTATCCAACACGTCAAGGACTCGCCACGTCGTCTCGACCTGGCGAAGAAAGCTCTCAAGGACATGGACGGAGAGTTCAAATCGTTTTTTCTGACCATGGGCGACTATGACATCGTCGCGGTTTACGAAGCGCCGGACGATGCCGTCGCCGCGCGCTTCAACTTGCAGCTGGGTATGCTGGGAAACATTCGAACGCACACATTGAAAGCGTTTCCCGAAACGGCTTACCGGGAGATCATCAAGTCGCTAGGCTGA
- a CDS encoding slipin family protein, whose product MMLDYIAYSLLAIIVIAFLSSAIRILREYERGIVFTLGRFTGVKGPGLIILIPFVQQMVKADLRVMVQDVPPQDVISRDNVSVKVNAVLYFRIVDPERAIIKVGNYMVATSQLAQTTLRSVLGKHELDEMLAERDKLNADIQEILDQQTDAWGIKVTNIEIKDIDLNENMVRAIAKQAEAERLRRAKVINAIGEQQAAEKLVEAGRILAQEPQAMQLRYFAALHDIAGERSSTVVFPLPMDLLSHMTPRPRETS is encoded by the coding sequence ATGATGCTCGATTACATAGCCTATTCGCTGCTCGCGATCATCGTGATCGCCTTTCTCTCCTCCGCCATTCGCATACTGCGAGAATACGAGCGCGGCATCGTCTTCACACTCGGACGCTTCACCGGCGTGAAAGGTCCGGGCCTCATCATCCTGATTCCGTTCGTGCAGCAGATGGTGAAGGCCGATCTCAGGGTGATGGTGCAGGATGTGCCGCCGCAGGACGTCATTTCCCGCGATAACGTTTCCGTCAAGGTGAACGCCGTTCTCTATTTCCGCATCGTCGACCCGGAACGTGCTATCATCAAGGTCGGGAATTACATGGTCGCAACCAGCCAGTTAGCGCAGACCACGCTGCGCTCGGTGCTCGGCAAGCATGAGCTGGATGAAATGCTCGCAGAGCGCGACAAACTCAACGCCGACATTCAGGAGATCCTCGATCAGCAAACCGACGCGTGGGGCATCAAGGTCACCAACATCGAGATCAAGGATATCGACCTCAATGAAAACATGGTGCGTGCCATCGCCAAGCAGGCCGAGGCGGAGCGGCTGCGGCGGGCGAAAGTGATCAATGCGATAGGCGAGCAGCAAGCCGCCGAGAAGCTCGTCGAGGCCGGCCGGATCCTTGCTCAGGAGCCGCAGGCGATGCAGCTGCGCTATTTTGCGGCGTTGCACGACATTGCAGGCGAGCGATCATCGACTGTGGTCTTTCCGTTGCCGATGGATCTACTCAGCCATATGACGCCGCGGCCACGCGAAACATCGTGA
- a CDS encoding CBS domain-containing protein, protein MKVKEVMHKGVDWVSPDTPVTELAKLMRGHDIGCVPVGEDDRLIGMVTDRDIVCKGLARNSFDAGRATARDVMTEGIHCCREDDDLAKAVHHMEKLRVRRLPVINKSKRMVGIVSLGDVSHSASGDLLSECVKSVSAHH, encoded by the coding sequence ATGAAAGTCAAAGAGGTGATGCACAAAGGTGTCGATTGGGTTAGCCCCGACACTCCTGTCACCGAGCTCGCGAAATTGATGCGGGGGCATGACATTGGCTGCGTTCCGGTTGGCGAGGACGACCGCCTGATCGGGATGGTGACCGACCGCGACATTGTCTGCAAAGGGCTCGCGAGGAACAGCTTCGATGCCGGCCGCGCGACGGCACGCGATGTGATGACCGAAGGTATCCATTGTTGCCGGGAGGACGATGACCTCGCAAAGGCAGTACATCACATGGAGAAACTGCGGGTCCGCAGGCTACCGGTGATCAACAAGAGTAAACGGATGGTCGGTATCGTCAGTCTGGGCGACGTCAGCCATTCTGCGTCAGGTGATTTGTTGTCCGAGTGCGTCAAGAGCGTTTCGGCCCATCACTGA
- a CDS encoding AMP nucleosidase has protein sequence MKEKKDIVENWLPRYTGTPLAEFGEYVLLTNFDNYVEWFATAYGSLVKGADRPMPNATADGITLINFGMGSPNAATVMDLLSAIAPKAVLFLGKCGGLKRKNKIGDLVLPIAAIRGEGTSNDYLPPEVPALPAFQLQRAVSTMIRDLGHDYWTGTVYTTNRRVWEHDDRFRDILRRTRSMAIDMETATIFAAGFANHISTGALLLVSDQPMIPEGVKTEASDQEVTANYVERHIRIGVEALKLVRRRGRSVKHLRFEDDFDAGHET, from the coding sequence ATGAAAGAGAAAAAGGATATCGTAGAAAACTGGTTGCCGCGTTACACCGGCACGCCGCTTGCTGAGTTCGGAGAGTATGTTCTCTTGACCAACTTCGACAACTACGTCGAATGGTTCGCCACGGCGTATGGCAGTTTGGTAAAGGGCGCAGATCGACCGATGCCCAATGCGACTGCCGATGGTATCACTCTGATTAACTTCGGCATGGGAAGCCCGAATGCTGCGACCGTGATGGATCTGTTAAGTGCCATCGCGCCGAAAGCCGTGTTGTTTCTCGGCAAATGCGGTGGGTTGAAACGCAAAAATAAAATTGGCGATTTGGTTCTACCGATTGCGGCTATTCGGGGCGAAGGCACCTCAAATGATTACTTGCCCCCGGAGGTTCCTGCGCTGCCCGCGTTCCAGTTGCAACGTGCGGTGTCGACCATGATCCGCGATCTCGGTCACGACTATTGGACCGGCACCGTGTACACGACCAATCGTCGTGTCTGGGAACATGATGATCGCTTCAGGGATATATTGCGTCGTACACGGAGCATGGCGATCGACATGGAGACCGCAACAATCTTTGCTGCGGGATTTGCCAATCACATTTCGACTGGCGCACTGCTTCTCGTGTCCGATCAGCCAATGATTCCCGAGGGTGTGAAGACCGAAGCGTCGGATCAGGAGGTGACCGCGAACTATGTCGAAAGGCATATCAGGATCGGAGTGGAGGCCCTGAAGCTTGTGCGGCGCCGCGGCCGCAGCGTCAAGCATTTGCGTTTCGAAGACGATTTCGATGCAGGGCATGAGACGTAA
- a CDS encoding aminoacyl-tRNA deacylase produces the protein MTIAPTLQKYLAAENIQYEVIPHELRMTSSGTAEACHISGDRLAKGIVLRRDGEYILAVLPASHHLRLSDLRTSLGDNVHMADETEIHQLFRDCAHGAVPAVGKCYGLDIIVDDSIQAQPEVYLEAGDHETLLHMGHAQFARLMANAQHGRFSAHD, from the coding sequence ATGACCATTGCTCCCACCCTGCAGAAATACCTGGCCGCTGAAAACATCCAATACGAGGTGATCCCGCACGAACTCCGCATGACGTCGTCCGGCACGGCTGAGGCATGCCACATCTCGGGCGATCGCCTCGCCAAGGGCATCGTGTTGCGGCGCGACGGCGAATATATACTGGCCGTCTTGCCCGCATCGCATCACCTCCGCCTGTCGGACCTGAGAACATCACTCGGCGACAATGTCCACATGGCAGATGAAACCGAGATCCATCAGCTGTTCCGCGACTGCGCACACGGTGCAGTTCCTGCCGTCGGTAAATGCTACGGGCTGGATATCATCGTCGACGACAGCATCCAGGCGCAGCCGGAGGTCTATCTGGAAGCTGGCGATCACGAGACGCTGCTTCATATGGGTCACGCGCAGTTTGCGCGCCTGATGGCCAACGCCCAGCACGGCCGCTTTAGCGCGCATGACTGA